Proteins encoded together in one Chitinophaga sp. LS1 window:
- a CDS encoding glycosyltransferase — protein sequence MSRIPDPSICLCMMVKNEAHIIRRALESALPYIDYWVICDTGSNDDTPAVIANVMQDKPGQLYHTTWKNFGRNRSEVLERARSHADYLLIMDADMTLNVKAPFRQKLQHDFYEIRYEGSLDYSQPMLISSRHQWRYIGVTHEYLHAETATEWAFLPEISLTHYGDGGCRSDKFGRDVQLLTEALQTEPHNERYMFYLAQSYSDLKLYEQALYWYEKRIEKEGWDEERWYARLQRADMLRLLGRAWTDVQAAYMAAFDARPWRLETLHAMARYYRENHQYLQGYCMASLALQDPPYPANDKLFIDKPVYDYQLLFEFMVCAIACGRVSEAITAANRLLWQNSLPPGIYEYTIHARKMAFELIHGKGRDMDETRNRLVVIVPFHNPGRFLGECVSSMLMQDYPNAQVIFIDDASTDASAHFEPPQALDAVLLRNQQKMGSAYNIYQAITTWCRPDDIVVCLDGDDQLACHNALSIINEQYVRYDCWTMYGQYMDADGCLGVSAPYASPKDFATLRQGWRVSHIRTFRAGLFMAIADQDPEYNCLKNSEGEWLQSATDTAIMFPLMEMAGFYRVIFNETILYRYNNRNPASHHFVNRPAQLRNFEWVCSMRPFARVAGYYPSTILTDVL from the coding sequence ATGTCAAGAATACCTGATCCCTCCATCTGCCTTTGTATGATGGTAAAGAACGAAGCGCATATCATCCGGCGCGCATTGGAATCGGCACTGCCGTATATAGACTATTGGGTGATTTGCGATACCGGTTCAAACGATGATACGCCTGCCGTCATTGCCAATGTGATGCAGGACAAACCCGGTCAACTATATCATACCACCTGGAAAAACTTCGGGCGCAACCGCAGTGAAGTACTTGAACGGGCGCGTAGCCATGCCGATTACCTGCTGATCATGGATGCCGATATGACGCTGAATGTGAAAGCGCCTTTCAGGCAAAAACTGCAGCACGATTTTTACGAGATCCGTTACGAAGGCAGTCTCGATTACTCGCAACCCATGCTCATCAGCAGCCGTCACCAATGGCGTTACATCGGTGTTACCCACGAATACCTTCATGCAGAAACTGCCACGGAATGGGCTTTTTTGCCCGAAATAAGCCTTACCCATTATGGCGATGGCGGTTGCCGTTCGGATAAATTCGGGCGCGATGTGCAATTGCTTACCGAAGCGCTGCAAACAGAGCCGCACAATGAACGGTATATGTTTTACCTGGCGCAGTCGTACAGCGACCTGAAGTTGTACGAACAGGCATTGTACTGGTATGAAAAAAGAATTGAAAAAGAAGGCTGGGATGAAGAACGCTGGTATGCCCGTTTGCAGCGTGCCGACATGCTGCGTTTGCTGGGACGCGCATGGACGGACGTACAGGCTGCCTACATGGCGGCCTTCGATGCAAGACCCTGGCGCCTTGAAACATTACATGCCATGGCCCGTTATTATCGCGAAAATCACCAGTACTTGCAGGGATACTGTATGGCATCTCTGGCTTTACAGGACCCGCCTTACCCGGCAAATGATAAACTATTCATCGATAAACCGGTATATGATTACCAGTTGCTGTTCGAGTTCATGGTCTGCGCCATTGCCTGTGGCCGGGTATCGGAAGCCATTACAGCCGCCAACCGTTTGCTATGGCAGAATAGTTTACCGCCAGGCATATACGAATACACCATACACGCGCGCAAAATGGCTTTTGAACTGATCCACGGCAAAGGCCGTGACATGGATGAAACGCGCAACCGGCTGGTGGTGATCGTACCATTTCACAATCCGGGCCGTTTCCTGGGTGAATGTGTAAGCAGTATGCTGATGCAGGATTACCCGAATGCACAGGTGATATTTATAGATGATGCTTCTACCGACGCCAGTGCGCATTTTGAACCACCGCAAGCGCTCGATGCAGTGCTGTTGCGCAATCAACAAAAAATGGGATCTGCATACAATATATACCAGGCCATCACAACCTGGTGCCGCCCGGATGATATTGTGGTTTGCCTCGATGGCGATGACCAGTTGGCCTGCCACAATGCGCTTTCCATCATCAATGAACAATATGTTCGTTACGATTGCTGGACCATGTACGGTCAATATATGGATGCCGACGGATGCCTGGGCGTTTCAGCACCCTATGCCTCACCAAAAGATTTTGCCACCCTGCGACAGGGCTGGCGTGTATCGCATATCCGGACTTTCCGTGCCGGACTTTTTATGGCTATTGCCGACCAGGACCCGGAATACAATTGTCTTAAAAACAGCGAAGGCGAATGGTTACAATCGGCAACAGACACCGCCATCATGTTCCCTCTTATGGAGATGGCCGGCTTTTACCGCGTTATTTTCAACGAAACTATTTTATACCGGTACAATAACAGGAACCCCGCGAGTCATCATTTCGTGAACCGGCCTGCACAACTGCGCAATTTTGAATGGGTATGCAGCATGCGCCCGTTTGCGCGTGTGGCCGGGTATTATCCTTCAACTATTTTAACCGATGTATTATGA
- a CDS encoding FISUMP domain-containing protein, with amino-acid sequence MSTYAVSSDPVYFSMANPDAGNQPQLYVEVTATLNITIVNNTGADITLQGGNADTASGIELFMPNFFTADQKAGMTINNISQPGWSFSYDAPYKGLLLAYGNTSGIWAKDTSLTFTIINVTATASPTIGAVNVNLNNLNGQNVPAGLQSQNLALNSSAPPQAVDLTTVLNLGLDNQGTVYVSAASDPLSNTIFLNIKNTANTPLYNDTKPWTGNPTVTVSFVYGNTAGALAPADNSGQAWDIGVTLVTNQSWVFKNPTNTGDGNTPVWTLYPQSSNAGIIGTGNEANLTFAFNNINSFTPAGHTQMMVTFNNFMMNSTTAYKPVTFILDISKQNPPSTRGLFNFFGTNGSIIALTEPSQTIQIPLRWAMFYVDNIKLICNIPGAPMLQKNYFLPDQSPNIQPLAYDTYTLTLPIQVSQETPVFITLQAFDNNNNYLNALQFTVFISASFFVDPNGQVYPTVFLNNQTWLAANYNYNSGNGCVAYDNNSSNRKQYGMLYTEAQAQTNTPAGWRIPSQDDWNNLFTSLGANAFAALINGGSSGFNAQAGGMGDNLGNFNSLLATGYYWTSTANNQQPGSNFDTAFFLTQKSVNAKNSIDRTYFLSVRYVKNT; translated from the coding sequence ATGAGCACTTATGCCGTTTCTTCCGATCCTGTTTACTTTTCCATGGCCAATCCCGATGCCGGCAACCAGCCCCAGCTCTATGTAGAAGTTACCGCTACGCTGAATATTACCATTGTGAACAATACCGGCGCCGATATTACCCTGCAAGGCGGGAACGCCGATACGGCTTCGGGCATCGAGCTGTTCATGCCCAATTTTTTTACCGCCGATCAGAAAGCCGGAATGACCATCAACAATATATCGCAACCGGGCTGGAGCTTCAGCTATGATGCTCCGTACAAAGGGCTGCTGCTCGCGTATGGAAATACATCGGGCATCTGGGCAAAAGATACCAGCCTTACCTTTACCATCATCAATGTAACAGCCACTGCATCGCCGACCATTGGTGCAGTGAACGTGAATCTCAACAATCTCAATGGTCAGAATGTGCCTGCCGGTTTGCAATCGCAAAACCTGGCACTCAACAGCAGTGCGCCTCCACAGGCGGTAGACCTTACTACGGTGTTGAACCTTGGCCTCGACAACCAGGGCACCGTTTATGTTTCTGCAGCAAGCGACCCGCTGAGCAATACCATTTTCCTGAATATCAAAAACACGGCGAATACGCCTTTATACAACGATACCAAACCCTGGACGGGCAATCCCACTGTTACTGTTTCTTTCGTGTATGGTAATACCGCGGGTGCCCTGGCGCCTGCCGATAATTCGGGGCAGGCCTGGGATATTGGCGTAACCCTGGTTACCAACCAGTCATGGGTTTTCAAAAACCCCACCAATACCGGGGATGGCAATACACCTGTATGGACCCTTTATCCCCAAAGCAGCAATGCAGGCATTATCGGTACCGGCAACGAGGCCAACCTTACTTTTGCCTTCAACAATATCAATTCGTTTACGCCAGCCGGTCATACGCAAATGATGGTAACGTTCAATAACTTTATGATGAACAGTACCACGGCATACAAACCGGTCACTTTCATACTCGATATTTCGAAACAGAACCCGCCTTCTACCCGTGGACTCTTCAACTTTTTTGGCACCAATGGCTCTATCATAGCCCTAACGGAACCTTCACAAACCATACAGATCCCCTTGCGCTGGGCGATGTTCTACGTAGATAATATCAAGCTCATTTGTAATATTCCCGGGGCACCCATGCTACAAAAAAATTATTTCCTGCCCGACCAGTCGCCAAACATACAGCCGCTTGCCTATGATACCTATACATTGACGCTGCCCATACAGGTATCGCAGGAAACGCCCGTGTTCATTACCCTGCAGGCTTTCGATAACAACAATAATTATCTCAACGCCCTGCAGTTTACCGTATTCATATCGGCCAGCTTTTTTGTTGATCCGAACGGACAGGTGTATCCAACAGTTTTCCTCAACAATCAAACCTGGCTGGCGGCCAATTACAATTATAATTCAGGCAATGGTTGTGTGGCCTATGACAACAACAGCAGCAACCGTAAGCAATATGGCATGCTGTATACCGAAGCGCAGGCACAGACCAATACACCGGCCGGCTGGCGTATACCCAGCCAGGACGACTGGAATAATCTTTTCACTTCGCTTGGCGCCAATGCATTTGCCGCATTGATCAACGGCGGCAGCAGCGGCTTTAATGCACAGGCGGGCGGCATGGGCGATAATCTCGGCAATTTCAACAGCCTCCTGGCTACAGGTTACTATTGGACCTCCACCGCCAACAACCAGCAGCCGGGAAGTAATTTCGACACCGCTTTCTTCCTGACGCAAAAATCGGTGAACGCCAAAAATTCTATAGACAGAACCTATTTTCTTTCCGTTCGATATGTCAAGAATACCTGA